A region from the Desulfomarina profundi genome encodes:
- the thrC gene encoding threonine synthase → MMGLAEDGGLLLPRTIPRVGCETLASWQNLTYPELAFEIMSRFIDDIPANDLKDIIARSYDTFTRNEITPLAHVGEYHILELFHGPTLAFKDIALQFLGNLFEYLLDKNKSTLNILGATSGDTGSAAIYGVRGKERIKIFILHPHGRVSKVQEKQMTTVVDDNVFNIAIRGSFDDAQAIVKKIFSDVDFKAENNLGAINSINWARVLAQVVYYVYSCLHIIDHEKDSSLDFAIPTGNFGDIFAGFIARRMLPEGTIRQLVLATNSNDILSRLVNRGDYSLGEVRITSSPSMDIQAASNFERYLYYLVDSDATRTGELMEEFLKNGSLDLKSYQEQIKRDFTAASVAEDEVLKTIAHYHAEYGYLLDPHTAVGVRAAEQYKTTGIPMICLATAHPAKFGEVVAEAVNTEPELPENISAILTAESRCEIMEANANDIREYISTHAHGKDEGK, encoded by the coding sequence ATGATGGGACTTGCCGAAGACGGCGGACTCCTTCTTCCCAGAACAATTCCAAGAGTAGGGTGCGAAACACTGGCATCCTGGCAAAACCTGACTTATCCTGAACTCGCCTTCGAAATCATGAGTCGTTTTATTGATGATATTCCGGCAAATGATCTCAAGGATATCATAGCCCGCTCTTATGACACCTTTACCCGGAATGAAATAACTCCTCTTGCCCATGTGGGAGAGTATCATATACTTGAGCTGTTCCATGGCCCAACCCTTGCTTTCAAAGATATAGCACTGCAGTTTCTCGGCAATCTTTTTGAATATCTGCTGGACAAAAATAAATCAACCCTCAATATCCTCGGGGCAACTTCCGGGGACACCGGGAGCGCAGCAATATACGGGGTGAGAGGAAAAGAACGGATAAAGATCTTCATTCTCCATCCCCATGGAAGAGTCAGCAAAGTCCAGGAAAAGCAGATGACAACCGTGGTGGACGATAATGTTTTCAACATCGCCATCAGGGGGTCTTTTGATGATGCCCAGGCTATCGTGAAAAAGATTTTCAGTGATGTCGATTTTAAAGCGGAAAACAATCTCGGCGCCATCAATTCCATTAACTGGGCCCGTGTTCTCGCCCAGGTTGTCTATTATGTTTACAGCTGTCTCCATATCATAGACCACGAAAAGGATTCTTCCCTGGATTTCGCTATTCCCACAGGCAATTTCGGCGATATATTCGCAGGCTTTATCGCCAGAAGAATGTTGCCAGAGGGAACAATCAGACAACTGGTCCTGGCAACTAATTCGAATGATATCCTCAGTCGACTGGTCAACAGGGGAGACTACTCCCTTGGAGAGGTCAGGATAACGTCCAGCCCCTCCATGGATATCCAGGCCGCTTCCAATTTTGAGAGGTATCTTTACTACCTGGTCGACAGCGATGCCACCCGTACCGGAGAATTAATGGAAGAATTCTTAAAGAACGGCTCTCTTGATCTGAAGAGTTATCAGGAACAGATCAAAAGAGATTTTACAGCAGCCTCCGTAGCTGAAGATGAGGTTCTCAAAACTATAGCCCATTATCATGCAGAATACGGTTATCTGCTTGACCCCCATACAGCCGTTGGAGTCAGGGCGGCAGAACAGTATAAAACCACTGGCATTCCCATGATCTGCCTTGCAACTGCCCATCCGGCTAAATTCGGCGAAGTAGTTGCAGAAGCAGTAAACACTGAACCGGAACTTCCAGAAAACATTTCAGCAATTTTAACAGCTGAATCACGATGCGAAATCATGGAAGCAAACGCAAATGACATCCGCGAGTATATATCCACGCATGCTCACGGTAAAGATGAGGGAAAATAA
- the tatA gene encoding twin-arginine translocase TatA/TatE family subunit: MFGLGMPELIVILVIIVIIFGAGKLPEIGSGIGKGIKNFKDATKKEEEQKKIDDDQEPDNKA; this comes from the coding sequence ATGTTTGGTCTTGGTATGCCGGAACTCATAGTTATTCTGGTTATTATTGTCATCATTTTCGGAGCGGGCAAACTCCCTGAAATCGGCTCAGGCATTGGTAAAGGCATTAAAAATTTCAAAGACGCGACCAAAAAAGAAGAAGAACAAAAAAAAATTGATGATGATCAGGAACCTGATAACAAAGCCTGA
- a CDS encoding Sec-independent protein translocase subunit TatA/TatB, translating to MFGLGTPELIVILAIAFLVFGGKKLPEIGSGLGKAISSFKKGIQGVEEEGREIINDIPGVKEAADVKEKVDQVKNLGKIGNILK from the coding sequence ATGTTTGGACTGGGAACACCTGAATTAATAGTCATTCTTGCAATTGCTTTCCTCGTCTTCGGCGGTAAAAAACTGCCGGAAATAGGTTCCGGCCTCGGTAAGGCAATCTCTTCTTTCAAAAAAGGTATTCAGGGAGTTGAAGAAGAGGGGCGGGAAATAATCAATGATATCCCCGGAGTCAAGGAAGCTGCGGATGTCAAGGAAAAGGTTGATCAGGTAAAGAACCTGGGGAAAATTGGGAACATATTGAAATAA
- a CDS encoding class II glutamine amidotransferase domain-containing protein yields the protein MCRLALKTANRPFSPYEVLTAMEAMQEGYDGSGLGLLLRGMEFEDFKYNPKFPILSGIAHTEKGWHQMTSFMEDRGYELKYDHRFSMHPELIEANDRYRYFVRAYRMPERFRGIAKEKQEAELLKTRLALRKIGEENNDLSVFSFWPDVAMIKEVGWPLQIGDALCLHDGQIKSRVCMAQGRQNTNYGINLYACHPFFIQGISTMTNGENTAFVPIKEWLLGKNITGYMGYQSDSEVFAHILHYTLKKLKLPLAAYKHIITPLSTSELNSHPQGDFLKGLRDACKRLVIDGPNAVIGTLPDETCLLVMDQKKLRPATVGGKKGMWAIASEICGVDAMIPDRDPSLDFQPMREHTVIVPPDRKELLIWSQHDQLPLPLAA from the coding sequence ATGTGTCGTTTAGCCCTGAAAACCGCCAACAGGCCCTTTTCACCCTACGAGGTTCTGACTGCCATGGAGGCCATGCAGGAAGGATATGACGGCTCCGGCCTTGGTCTGCTTCTTCGTGGCATGGAATTTGAAGATTTCAAATACAATCCCAAATTTCCCATTCTGTCGGGAATCGCCCACACCGAAAAAGGCTGGCATCAGATGACCAGTTTCATGGAAGACCGCGGGTATGAGTTAAAATACGACCATCGGTTTTCAATGCACCCGGAACTGATCGAGGCGAATGACCGCTATCGATATTTCGTGAGGGCCTACAGAATGCCCGAGAGATTCAGGGGTATTGCCAAAGAAAAACAAGAAGCGGAACTTCTGAAAACACGGCTGGCTTTAAGAAAAATAGGTGAAGAGAATAATGATCTCTCGGTCTTCTCTTTCTGGCCGGATGTGGCGATGATAAAGGAAGTAGGCTGGCCCCTGCAGATTGGAGATGCTCTTTGTCTGCATGACGGTCAGATAAAATCGAGGGTCTGTATGGCCCAGGGCCGTCAGAATACCAATTACGGCATCAACCTGTATGCCTGCCATCCTTTCTTCATCCAGGGCATCTCCACCATGACTAATGGAGAAAATACCGCTTTTGTCCCCATCAAAGAATGGTTGCTGGGAAAAAACATTACCGGCTACATGGGTTACCAGAGTGACAGTGAGGTCTTTGCCCACATCCTCCACTATACACTAAAGAAACTGAAACTCCCTCTGGCCGCTTATAAGCATATTATTACTCCTTTGAGTACTTCGGAACTGAACAGCCACCCCCAGGGTGACTTCCTCAAAGGGTTGCGAGACGCCTGCAAACGTCTGGTCATAGATGGACCGAATGCAGTAATTGGCACCCTGCCCGATGAAACATGCCTGCTGGTCATGGATCAGAAAAAACTGCGGCCTGCGACAGTTGGCGGTAAAAAGGGTATGTGGGCCATTGCATCAGAGATCTGTGGTGTCGATGCAATGATCCCAGACCGTGACCCCTCACTTGATTTCCAGCCAATGCGCGAACATACAGTAATTGTCCCCCCAGACAGAAAGGAACTTTTAATATGGTCTCAACACGATCAGCTGCCGTTACCCCTGGCAGCCTAA
- a CDS encoding glutamate synthase-related protein, protein MVSTRSAAVTPGSLTYTDFPWIIEHREDRCTLCGQCTAVCPKEAIRLSHMRQRLPKLDVMGKKRGSDYRTFTGIRQQTDMAHACIGCGMCSMVCPNDAITPVPGTNENRTTFFDNQKGEPRKRGGRRNVSGPTLLDRIVFDRISMLTDPALDAGRHEFTITTTLGRILSPEDYLDRKINGGWIPATREIFPFVIGSMSFGALSPNMWLGLLQGVAYCNEVLGIPVVMCTGEGGCPPWVLKSPYLKYIILQIASGYFGWDEIIRAIPDMQCDPAAIEIKYGQGAKPGDGGLLMWYKVSKLIARLRGVPEGVDLPSPPVHQTLYSIEESVMKMIQTLSMAFGHKVPIYPKISASTSAKSVLNNLVRNPYAAGLMIDGIDGGTGAAYNVSMDATGHPIASCVRECYLDLAAQGKQNEIPIFAAGGIGKNGNVAQNGMALIMLGASGVHIGKYIMQATAGCLGNEKNRCNVCNIGICPKGITSQNAKLYRRLDPDLVAERVADTFMSISTEVKKIMAPLGRSQSLPIGMSDALGIADKAAADRLQIKYVC, encoded by the coding sequence ATGGTCTCAACACGATCAGCTGCCGTTACCCCTGGCAGCCTAACTTATACTGATTTTCCCTGGATTATCGAACACCGTGAAGACAGGTGTACACTCTGCGGCCAGTGTACTGCAGTCTGCCCCAAGGAAGCTATTCGTCTCTCCCATATGAGGCAACGACTTCCAAAACTTGACGTGATGGGAAAGAAAAGGGGCAGCGATTACAGAACATTTACTGGGATCCGCCAGCAGACCGATATGGCCCATGCCTGCATCGGCTGTGGCATGTGCTCAATGGTCTGTCCCAATGATGCCATAACCCCTGTTCCTGGCACAAACGAAAACCGTACCACTTTTTTTGACAACCAAAAAGGTGAGCCAAGGAAACGGGGGGGACGACGCAATGTCTCCGGCCCTACTCTGCTTGATCGAATTGTCTTCGATAGAATCTCCATGTTGACCGATCCGGCCCTGGATGCCGGTCGGCATGAGTTTACCATCACAACAACCCTGGGCCGGATTCTCTCTCCCGAGGATTATCTGGACAGGAAAATCAATGGTGGCTGGATCCCGGCAACCAGGGAAATTTTCCCTTTTGTCATTGGATCCATGTCCTTTGGAGCCCTCTCACCCAATATGTGGCTGGGTCTGTTGCAGGGAGTTGCGTACTGCAATGAGGTCCTTGGAATTCCGGTCGTGATGTGCACCGGTGAAGGCGGCTGTCCCCCATGGGTATTGAAAAGCCCCTACCTGAAATATATCATCCTGCAAATTGCCTCCGGTTATTTTGGCTGGGACGAAATAATCAGAGCCATTCCGGACATGCAATGTGATCCTGCGGCCATTGAGATAAAATATGGTCAGGGTGCCAAACCCGGGGATGGTGGTCTGCTGATGTGGTATAAGGTTTCAAAACTTATCGCCCGCCTCCGTGGTGTTCCTGAAGGTGTGGATCTTCCCTCCCCGCCTGTTCACCAGACACTCTACTCCATTGAGGAAAGTGTCATGAAGATGATCCAGACTCTTTCCATGGCTTTTGGTCATAAGGTACCGATTTATCCAAAAATTTCTGCTTCAACTTCGGCCAAATCCGTACTGAACAACCTGGTGCGCAACCCCTATGCTGCCGGTCTCATGATTGATGGAATTGACGGCGGTACCGGGGCCGCATACAATGTTTCCATGGATGCTACAGGGCATCCCATCGCTTCCTGTGTCCGGGAATGTTATCTTGACCTCGCGGCCCAGGGGAAACAGAACGAAATACCAATTTTTGCAGCCGGCGGTATCGGCAAAAACGGTAATGTGGCCCAGAACGGTATGGCCCTTATCATGCTTGGTGCTTCAGGAGTGCATATCGGCAAATATATCATGCAGGCTACGGCAGGATGCCTTGGCAATGAAAAAAATCGATGCAATGTCTGCAATATAGGTATCTGCCCCAAGGGCATCACCAGCCAAAATGCCAAGCTTTACAGAAGACTTGATCCAGATCTGGTTGCAGAAAGGGTTGCCGATACCTTTATGTCCATAAGTACCGAGGTAAAAAAGATCATGGCTCCTCTCGGCCGATCCCAGAGTCTGCCAATCGGCATGTCGGATGCACTGGGTATTGCGGACAAGGCAGCCGCCGACAGGCTGCAGATCAAGTACGTCTGCTAA
- a CDS encoding FAD-dependent oxidoreductase → MIKTVVKGRDENGRRISSMQFEKLVREAAELPRASELVLESYGQHNIGIRLQRKGGIHLTVKGPSGQRLGCMGMPGTTIRCEGATSDDVGYLNIGAEITVLGDATNGACNAMANGKVFIAGSIGARGLTMTKWNPDYERPELWVLGSTGDSFAEFNCGGIAVVCGIDPKNPENILGYRPCVGMVGGSIYFRGKIDNSFPPQNAKLVDPDDEQWQWLMDNMVGFLENINRTDLLKTLSVREEWRMLLTVTPQERALMWSGPMPMAEFRNNYWNKAFGGDPLRDLAPGLERSPIDTIVTGDLRRRKPYWANCESAAPCTYYCPIHIPTVDRLRLIREGRIDEAYEMILQYTPLPASVCGAVCPNLCMENCSRQNVDTSIDVQVLGQSVNTSKTPEAQPPTGTKVAVIGGGPAGMNVAWQLALNGIETTIFEQDNQIGGKLAQVIPWERLPQAIWDQEIKRFLETPNISVNLNTSLTREKFEELQKKYDYVVVAVGTHEPRRIQFPGNEKVIPALDFLKSAKSEKPMTVGREVVVIGAGNVGCDVACEAYRLGAEKVTLVDIQKPLAFGKEKEAAEALGAQFRWPVSTKEVTEEGLVTDEGELIPAQTVIISIGDVPALSFLPKTVETITVGGASWITTDKSHVTSDARILAVGDVEKPGLATNALGAGKTAAEYIIATEKGVEYHPFDRQLIPQQALTITHYIPEERGETENDQADRCLSCGSCRDCHLCETICPTGAITRRDLGTGQENGYEYISDDTKCIACGFCADTCPCGIWAMNTF, encoded by the coding sequence GTGATAAAAACAGTTGTGAAAGGTCGCGATGAAAACGGCAGGCGTATCAGCTCAATGCAGTTTGAAAAGCTGGTGCGCGAAGCCGCAGAATTGCCCAGGGCCTCTGAACTCGTCCTTGAATCCTACGGGCAGCATAATATAGGTATCAGGCTGCAGAGAAAAGGGGGCATCCACCTGACTGTCAAGGGACCTTCAGGACAGCGACTGGGCTGTATGGGGATGCCGGGTACAACTATCCGCTGCGAAGGTGCAACATCTGATGATGTCGGTTATCTCAACATTGGCGCAGAAATAACGGTCCTCGGTGACGCTACCAATGGTGCCTGCAATGCCATGGCCAACGGTAAGGTATTTATTGCCGGTTCCATCGGTGCCCGTGGATTGACCATGACCAAATGGAATCCCGATTATGAAAGGCCAGAACTCTGGGTTCTCGGTTCCACCGGTGACTCCTTTGCTGAATTCAACTGTGGCGGTATTGCCGTTGTCTGCGGTATTGATCCCAAAAACCCGGAAAATATCCTCGGCTATCGCCCCTGTGTGGGAATGGTTGGTGGATCCATCTATTTCAGAGGGAAAATAGACAATTCCTTTCCACCGCAAAATGCCAAACTGGTCGATCCCGACGATGAACAATGGCAATGGCTGATGGATAATATGGTCGGTTTTCTCGAAAACATAAACCGTACTGACCTCCTGAAAACCCTGTCTGTCAGGGAAGAGTGGCGGATGTTACTCACAGTTACCCCCCAGGAAAGGGCTTTAATGTGGTCCGGCCCCATGCCCATGGCGGAGTTCCGGAATAACTACTGGAACAAGGCATTCGGAGGAGATCCGCTGAGAGATCTCGCTCCGGGACTGGAGCGTTCTCCCATTGACACCATTGTAACCGGTGATCTTCGTCGCAGAAAACCATACTGGGCCAACTGTGAGTCAGCCGCGCCCTGTACATATTATTGTCCAATTCATATTCCCACCGTGGACAGACTCAGGTTGATACGGGAGGGACGGATAGATGAAGCCTATGAAATGATCCTGCAGTATACACCGCTGCCGGCCTCGGTCTGTGGCGCTGTCTGCCCGAACCTCTGCATGGAAAACTGCAGCCGTCAAAACGTCGACACTTCCATTGATGTCCAGGTCCTTGGACAATCTGTCAACACATCAAAAACTCCGGAAGCGCAGCCTCCCACCGGAACAAAAGTTGCCGTAATCGGTGGGGGTCCCGCAGGTATGAATGTTGCCTGGCAGCTGGCTCTTAACGGTATTGAAACCACTATTTTTGAACAGGACAACCAGATCGGAGGCAAACTGGCCCAGGTTATCCCCTGGGAGCGCCTTCCCCAGGCCATCTGGGATCAGGAAATCAAAAGATTCCTTGAAACTCCCAATATATCAGTCAATCTCAACACATCCCTGACCCGGGAAAAGTTTGAAGAACTGCAGAAAAAATACGATTACGTTGTTGTCGCCGTGGGAACACACGAGCCTCGCAGAATCCAGTTTCCCGGCAACGAAAAAGTCATTCCGGCCCTCGATTTCCTGAAATCAGCTAAAAGCGAAAAGCCCATGACCGTGGGGAGAGAAGTTGTCGTCATAGGAGCCGGTAATGTGGGCTGCGATGTTGCCTGTGAAGCATACCGACTTGGTGCAGAAAAAGTCACCCTGGTAGACATCCAGAAGCCCCTGGCCTTTGGTAAGGAAAAAGAGGCGGCAGAAGCGCTCGGCGCTCAATTCAGATGGCCCGTGAGCACAAAAGAGGTCACGGAAGAAGGTCTCGTCACCGACGAAGGAGAACTGATCCCAGCCCAGACTGTTATTATCTCCATTGGAGACGTTCCTGCCCTTTCTTTTTTACCGAAAACTGTTGAAACAATAACAGTTGGAGGTGCGTCATGGATTACCACAGATAAATCCCATGTGACCTCCGATGCCAGGATTCTTGCCGTGGGTGATGTGGAAAAACCAGGCCTTGCAACCAATGCCCTGGGCGCAGGTAAAACCGCTGCGGAATATATCATTGCCACCGAAAAAGGAGTTGAATACCATCCTTTTGACCGACAGCTTATACCGCAGCAGGCGTTGACCATCACCCATTATATACCTGAAGAAAGGGGTGAGACAGAAAATGACCAGGCAGACCGCTGTCTTTCCTGTGGTTCCTGCCGGGACTGCCATCTCTGTGAAACAATCTGTCCAACCGGTGCTATTACCCGCAGGGACCTGGGAACAGGACAGGAGAATGGCTATGAATATATCTCTGATGATACAAAGTGTATTGCCTGTGGCTTCTGTGCTGATACCTGCCCATGTGGCATCTGGGCCATGAATACATTCTGA
- a CDS encoding metallophosphoesterase, whose protein sequence is MKDPLKKILTPISELQNIRGVDLPIGLEFLQLVVTGPPGAGKSHYIDQIRGWPNEGFLDLTKKGWWKDQSLLYRPREVHLGLPFKGYSESLTVFDKEWLDAIPLPVLEPARIKIPPNKELPFHTNWRNRYIFEFLIPDAATIFQQRLSRQNEGYFPVDENLSMEMVEQQVAVYREVALYLHRAGLNVYIRQGLDYPPMRIAEKGISNVPRWAFDRKPDRPSLKSLAGWKWLFLRRYPIKWLTITHEEQKITTASRIAHDGKTFELILGSTGLRFHPEIPLGVKKKMIRKNWIINTEQACSTKQISGFARIRVGETVIIGRDNREYDDLFHFKKNVAKRHVSVTNRKGDLVITPLDMDSEVRIVRFDNLDYRERMASNRYHSLLKIKELFRGPVGILADDKALELIRKVNKLLVEEPLRPRNKEKKVGGLVELTGKTTPVIVGDLHGQVDNILKILSENCLFDCLRLKTATLVILGDAIHSENANEMDDFDSSILMMDLLFLLKLRFPENFYYLRGNHDSFSPTISKNGIPQGTLMKKRLLELRGEEYIIEMEKFYSLLPLVISSKKFVACHAGPPRTKVTRKMLINIADHPELAQDLITNRLQRPHFPGGYNKGDVKKFRKGLHLPKKTAFIVGHTPLDPFGSIWRDVGAIKNHHIIYSAHTEGPSLFVGLDNKVVPITFPAEPLTKLINKLK, encoded by the coding sequence ATGAAAGACCCACTGAAGAAAATTCTCACACCAATAAGTGAACTGCAGAACATCAGGGGAGTTGACCTGCCCATTGGCCTTGAATTTCTTCAGCTGGTGGTAACGGGCCCGCCAGGTGCAGGTAAATCACACTATATTGACCAGATACGAGGATGGCCCAATGAGGGATTTCTTGATCTGACAAAAAAAGGCTGGTGGAAAGACCAGTCACTGCTGTACAGGCCACGGGAAGTCCACCTGGGCCTGCCTTTTAAAGGCTACAGCGAGTCACTGACCGTGTTTGACAAGGAATGGCTTGATGCCATTCCTTTGCCTGTCCTTGAGCCTGCCAGAATCAAAATACCCCCCAACAAGGAACTTCCCTTTCATACCAACTGGCGAAATCGCTACATCTTTGAGTTTCTCATTCCTGATGCAGCAACCATATTTCAACAACGGCTGTCAAGGCAGAACGAAGGGTATTTCCCGGTCGACGAAAACCTGTCAATGGAAATGGTTGAACAGCAGGTCGCAGTCTACAGGGAAGTCGCTCTCTATCTTCATCGGGCGGGGCTCAATGTCTACATTCGCCAGGGACTTGATTATCCCCCCATGAGAATTGCGGAAAAAGGCATCTCCAATGTACCACGCTGGGCGTTTGACAGGAAACCGGACCGCCCCAGTCTGAAAAGTCTGGCAGGATGGAAATGGCTCTTCCTCAGGCGATATCCCATCAAATGGCTGACAATTACTCATGAGGAACAGAAAATAACGACCGCCAGTCGGATTGCCCATGACGGTAAGACTTTTGAGCTTATTCTTGGAAGTACAGGACTGCGCTTTCATCCTGAAATCCCCCTGGGTGTCAAGAAAAAGATGATCAGGAAAAACTGGATCATCAACACTGAGCAGGCCTGTTCCACGAAGCAGATAAGCGGCTTTGCGCGAATACGTGTAGGAGAAACAGTTATTATTGGACGAGACAACCGGGAATACGACGACCTCTTTCATTTTAAAAAGAACGTAGCCAAACGCCACGTGAGTGTCACAAACAGAAAAGGTGATCTGGTCATCACACCGCTTGATATGGACTCCGAAGTCCGCATAGTCCGTTTTGACAACCTCGATTACCGGGAACGGATGGCATCAAACCGCTACCACTCACTGCTGAAAATAAAAGAGTTATTCCGTGGTCCCGTGGGTATTCTTGCTGACGACAAGGCCTTGGAACTCATTCGAAAAGTCAACAAACTGCTTGTAGAAGAACCTCTACGCCCCCGCAACAAAGAAAAGAAGGTCGGCGGACTTGTCGAACTCACCGGCAAAACAACACCCGTTATTGTCGGCGATCTCCATGGACAAGTGGATAATATACTGAAAATACTCTCAGAAAACTGCCTGTTTGACTGTCTCAGGCTGAAAACAGCAACACTGGTCATCCTGGGAGATGCCATTCATTCTGAAAATGCTAACGAAATGGATGATTTCGACAGTTCCATACTGATGATGGATCTGCTTTTTCTTTTAAAACTGCGTTTTCCTGAAAATTTTTATTACCTGCGTGGAAACCACGACAGTTTCTCCCCGACCATCAGTAAAAACGGTATTCCCCAGGGCACTCTTATGAAAAAACGTCTCCTTGAACTGAGGGGAGAAGAGTATATTATAGAAATGGAAAAGTTCTATTCCCTGCTTCCCCTGGTCATCAGCTCAAAAAAATTCGTGGCCTGTCATGCGGGTCCTCCGAGGACAAAGGTAACCAGGAAAATGCTGATCAATATAGCTGATCATCCTGAACTTGCCCAGGACCTGATAACAAACAGGCTCCAGCGCCCTCATTTTCCTGGAGGTTACAACAAGGGAGACGTAAAAAAATTCCGCAAAGGTCTTCATCTTCCGAAAAAAACTGCATTTATCGTTGGCCATACTCCCCTTGATCCTTTTGGAAGCATATGGAGGGATGTGGGGGCAATAAAGAACCATCACATCATCTATTCTGCCCACACTGAGGGCCCAAGCCTTTTTGTCGGCCTGGACAACAAAGTTGTGCCTATTACTTTCCCGGCTGAACCCTTGACAAAACTGATAAACAAACTGAAATAG
- a CDS encoding TIGR00153 family protein, producing the protein MAFLPNSPLSGLLRGSPFKPIQEHMQVVFSCVCLVPPLFDALYKKDSKQLSEVAEQIKSLETDADKLKSTFRLNMPKSLFLPVDRKDLLSLIGDQDHIADTAEEICKILTYRQMEVPEAIKELLDELLEGTMEIASEAKAMIEQLDELLELGFGGREFDKVSQMISGVRRSEHNIDAILHRTRTALFAIENDLTPVSVIFWYKLIDLLGNISDQCENLADRLLLFLSK; encoded by the coding sequence ATGGCTTTTTTACCCAACAGTCCACTTTCCGGACTCTTGCGCGGATCACCTTTTAAACCGATACAGGAACATATGCAGGTTGTTTTTTCCTGTGTCTGCCTTGTCCCGCCACTTTTTGACGCACTGTACAAGAAAGATTCGAAACAACTCTCTGAGGTGGCGGAGCAGATAAAATCCCTGGAAACCGATGCCGACAAACTCAAATCCACTTTCCGGCTCAACATGCCGAAATCCCTCTTTCTACCTGTGGACAGAAAAGATCTTCTCAGTCTTATCGGCGATCAGGATCATATTGCCGACACTGCAGAAGAAATCTGTAAAATTCTTACCTATCGTCAGATGGAAGTCCCGGAAGCGATAAAGGAGCTGCTTGATGAACTACTCGAAGGGACCATGGAAATCGCTTCCGAAGCCAAGGCCATGATCGAGCAACTGGACGAACTGCTCGAACTTGGTTTTGGTGGACGTGAATTCGACAAAGTCTCGCAGATGATATCGGGGGTGCGCCGCAGCGAACATAATATCGATGCCATTCTCCACCGTACGAGAACGGCACTGTTTGCAATCGAAAATGACCTCACGCCAGTCTCTGTCATCTTCTGGTACAAGTTGATTGACCTTCTCGGAAATATTTCCGATCAATGTGAAAACCTGGCTGACCGCCTGCTGCTTTTTCTGTCAAAATAA